The following coding sequences are from one Malaciobacter pacificus window:
- a CDS encoding YgiQ family radical SAM protein: protein MSIENKPNKFLPTTRKEMEERGWDELDVVLITGDAYIDSPFMGIAVVGRILEDIGLRVGIIGQPDVESDKDVKRLGEPKLFWGVSGGSIDSMVSNYTATKKFRNSDDYTPGGKNTKRPDRATLVYTNLIRRHFKDTVPIVLGGIEASLRRLTHYDYWTNKLRKPILFDSKADYMVYGMGEQAIIDLGTYLKEGKDPRTIRGLCYISKEAPKGEDFKEIPSHQECLDDKEKYIDLFRDFYDNNDPIYSKGLYQKVDTRYLVQNPPSRHMEEEEMDNIASYPYQRDLHPFHASEGKVKCLETIKFSIMTHHGCWGECNFCAIAAHQGRTIRTRSEQNILKEAKHFTTMKDFKGIISDVGGPTANMYGYECKKKMNLGTCIDNKRCVDAHRLCRTMKVDHSRNIQLLKDIRAVPGIKKAFVASGVRYDLITADKKHGKEYLKEMVDHHISGQMKVAPEHTNDEVLHHMGKPGKQTLIDFKKMYDDLNKESGKKQFLTYYLIAAHPGCEEKHMHELKQFTTHELKMNPEQAQVFTPTPGTYSAVMYYTEMDPFTKKKIFVEKDPRRKEKQKEIVIEKKRFGGKNSKSKTSGAGMQG, encoded by the coding sequence ATGAGTATTGAAAATAAACCAAATAAATTTTTACCTACTACAAGAAAAGAGATGGAAGAGAGAGGTTGGGACGAACTAGATGTTGTTCTAATCACCGGTGATGCTTACATCGATTCTCCATTTATGGGAATTGCAGTAGTTGGAAGAATATTAGAAGACATAGGTCTAAGAGTAGGAATTATCGGTCAACCTGATGTTGAATCTGATAAAGATGTAAAAAGATTAGGTGAGCCAAAACTATTTTGGGGAGTTAGTGGTGGAAGTATTGATTCAATGGTTTCAAACTACACTGCAACAAAAAAGTTTAGAAACTCTGATGACTACACTCCAGGTGGAAAAAATACAAAAAGACCAGATAGAGCTACTTTAGTATATACAAACTTAATTAGAAGACACTTCAAAGATACAGTGCCAATTGTTTTAGGTGGTATAGAAGCTAGTCTTAGAAGACTAACTCACTATGATTATTGGACAAATAAACTTAGAAAACCAATACTGTTTGATTCAAAAGCAGATTATATGGTTTATGGTATGGGTGAGCAAGCTATTATTGACCTTGGGACTTATCTAAAAGAGGGGAAAGACCCAAGAACTATTAGAGGGCTTTGTTATATCTCAAAAGAAGCACCAAAAGGTGAAGATTTTAAAGAGATACCTTCTCACCAAGAGTGTTTAGATGATAAAGAGAAATATATAGACCTTTTTAGAGATTTTTATGATAATAATGACCCAATATACTCAAAAGGGCTTTATCAAAAAGTAGATACTAGATATTTAGTTCAAAATCCACCTAGTCGTCATATGGAAGAAGAAGAGATGGATAATATCGCTTCATATCCATATCAAAGAGATTTACATCCTTTCCATGCTAGTGAAGGGAAGGTCAAGTGTTTAGAGACTATTAAGTTTTCTATTATGACTCACCATGGATGTTGGGGTGAGTGTAACTTCTGTGCAATTGCAGCGCACCAAGGAAGAACTATACGAACTAGAAGTGAACAAAATATCCTAAAAGAAGCAAAACACTTTACAACTATGAAAGATTTCAAAGGAATTATTTCTGATGTTGGTGGACCTACTGCTAATATGTATGGATATGAGTGTAAAAAGAAAATGAATCTTGGAACTTGTATTGATAATAAAAGATGTGTAGATGCCCACAGACTTTGCAGAACTATGAAAGTTGACCATAGTAGAAATATCCAACTTCTAAAAGATATTAGAGCAGTTCCCGGTATTAAAAAAGCCTTTGTTGCTTCTGGTGTACGGTATGATTTAATTACAGCTGATAAAAAACATGGTAAAGAGTATTTAAAAGAGATGGTTGATCACCATATCTCAGGTCAGATGAAAGTAGCACCAGAGCATACAAATGATGAGGTATTACATCATATGGGAAAACCTGGAAAACAAACATTAATTGACTTTAAAAAGATGTATGATGATTTAAACAAAGAATCTGGGAAAAAACAGTTCTTAACATACTATTTAATAGCTGCTCATCCTGGATGTGAAGAAAAACATATGCATGAGTTAAAACAGTTTACAACACATGAATTAAAAATGAATCCAGAACAAGCACAAGTTTTTACTCCAACTCCTGGAACATATTCTGCTGTTATGTATTACACTGAAATGGATCCATTTACAAAGAAAAAAATCTTTGTGGAAAAAGACCCAAGAAGAAAAGAAAAACAAAAAGAGATAGTAATTGAAAAGAAAAGATTTGGTGGTAAAAACAGTAAATCAAAAACTTCTGGTGCTGGAATGCAAGGATAG